One part of the Leucobacter triazinivorans genome encodes these proteins:
- a CDS encoding universal stress protein: MSEKYLIGVDGSEQSRVALAWGLARATERGAAVELLHVADDSFLSESVAFLSEAQEASEQMLQGETEYARSLGFEGRISGTAVVGHPIAEVEEASRHADLLVLGAHGGSRFAGSFFGTRAVKAAATAHCPVAVVPKHEPGTGVVVGVDGSEASQRAIAFAAEEASLRGAPLIAVYAWMPPLTPGLEYLWSEELVESQRAAAEEAIAIGVAGLAERYPDLEIRREIVQSPPVAALVQAAEHAELLVVGSRGRGGISRLLLGSVSHGVLQALPCPVIVTRA, encoded by the coding sequence ATGTCGGAGAAATACCTCATCGGAGTAGACGGATCTGAGCAGAGCCGCGTGGCGCTCGCGTGGGGGCTCGCTCGGGCGACCGAGCGCGGCGCCGCCGTGGAGCTGCTGCACGTCGCCGACGACTCGTTCCTCTCGGAGAGCGTCGCGTTCCTCTCGGAGGCGCAGGAGGCCTCGGAGCAGATGCTGCAGGGCGAAACCGAGTACGCCCGCAGCCTCGGGTTCGAGGGGCGCATCTCGGGCACCGCGGTGGTGGGCCACCCCATCGCCGAGGTGGAGGAGGCCTCCCGCCACGCCGACCTGCTCGTGCTCGGCGCGCACGGCGGCAGCCGATTCGCCGGTTCGTTCTTCGGCACCCGCGCCGTGAAGGCCGCGGCGACGGCGCACTGCCCCGTCGCCGTCGTCCCCAAGCACGAGCCCGGTACCGGAGTGGTGGTCGGCGTCGACGGCTCCGAGGCCTCGCAGCGCGCCATCGCGTTCGCCGCCGAGGAGGCGTCGCTGCGCGGCGCGCCGCTCATCGCGGTGTACGCATGGATGCCGCCGCTCACGCCCGGGCTCGAGTACCTCTGGAGCGAGGAGCTCGTCGAGTCCCAGCGCGCGGCCGCCGAGGAGGCGATCGCCATCGGTGTCGCCGGACTCGCCGAACGCTACCCGGATCTCGAGATCCGCAGAGAGATCGTGCAGTCTCCGCCCGTCGCCGCCCTCGTGCAGGCCGCGGAGCACGCCGAGCTGCTCGTCGTCGGCAGCCGCGGCCGCGGG